The following proteins are co-located in the Heliorestis convoluta genome:
- a CDS encoding beta-ketoacyl-ACP synthase III, whose amino-acid sequence MRSVGFWGTGSYLPEKIMTNKDFESIVDTNDEWIRTRTGIRERRIAADHEATSDLAFHAGQKALEHAGVAAEEIDLVIVGSCAFDMYLPASACLVAERLGAKKAAAFDLETACTSFVYGCAVGAQFIATGLYEKVLVIGAEVMSRIIDFQDRNTCVLFGDGAGAAVLGPVETGTGIRSIHLGADGSGGPSLYVPAGGTRLPFSASTLEKREHFVRMNGSEVYKFAVKVMGEAAFQALDKAGWTQEDIDFFIPHQANLRIIDSSAKKLKIPMEKVEINLDRYGNMSAASIPVALDEAVREGRIAEGDRLILVGFGAGLTWGSLAVHWVPPKR is encoded by the coding sequence ATGCGTTCTGTAGGTTTTTGGGGTACCGGATCCTATCTACCTGAGAAAATTATGACCAATAAAGATTTTGAGTCTATAGTCGACACAAATGATGAATGGATACGGACTAGAACGGGCATTCGGGAGCGTAGAATTGCAGCCGATCATGAAGCAACGAGTGATCTCGCTTTTCACGCAGGACAGAAAGCCTTGGAACATGCTGGTGTAGCAGCAGAAGAGATCGATCTGGTCATTGTAGGTAGTTGCGCTTTTGATATGTATTTGCCAGCCTCCGCTTGTCTAGTGGCAGAGCGACTGGGTGCGAAAAAAGCAGCTGCCTTTGATTTGGAAACAGCTTGTACCAGCTTCGTCTATGGCTGTGCTGTAGGGGCTCAATTCATCGCAACAGGTCTCTATGAAAAAGTTCTAGTCATTGGCGCAGAAGTGATGTCTCGAATTATTGACTTTCAAGATCGTAACACCTGCGTTCTTTTTGGTGATGGTGCCGGTGCTGCTGTACTCGGTCCTGTTGAAACAGGTACAGGCATTCGCTCGATTCATTTGGGAGCCGATGGCTCAGGAGGACCTTCTCTATACGTACCCGCTGGAGGGACACGCTTACCTTTCTCTGCTTCCACGTTGGAAAAAAGAGAGCACTTTGTGCGTATGAATGGTTCTGAAGTCTATAAATTTGCTGTAAAAGTGATGGGTGAAGCAGCGTTTCAAGCTTTAGACAAAGCAGGATGGACGCAAGAAGATATTGACTTTTTCATTCCCCATCAAGCCAACTTACGCATTATCGATTCGTCGGCGAAAAAGCTGAAAATCCCCATGGAAAAAGTAGAAATCAATCTTGATCGTTATGGTAACATGTCTGCAGCCTCCATTCCTGTAGCCCTTGATGAAGCGGTAAGAGAAGGACGGATTGCAGAAGGCGATCGCTTGATCTTAGTCGGTTTTGGTGCTGGACTAACTTGGGGGAGCCTAGCAGTCCATTGGGTACCACCGAAAAGATAG